From Rhodopseudomonas palustris:
GCGCCGCCGGTCGCCCGTGCGGCCAGGCATGATGCGCCGCTGGCTCCGCCGACGCCTGCGCAGCCGCGTCCACGCCGGCCAGCCGCCACGCCGGGCCAGCACCGCGAGAGCCACAGTGGCTATCTGGCGGTGCATCGCATCGAGAAGAGTTTCGGCACGCGCAAGATCGTGCGCGGCGTCAGTATCTATGTCCGCCGCGGCGAGGCGGTCGGCCTGCTCGGCCCCAACGGCGCCGGCAAGACCACCGTGTTCTACATGATCACCGGCCTGATCAAGGCCGATCGCGGGGCGATCGAACTCGACGGCCACGACGTCACCAAGCTGCCTATGTATCAGCGCGCGCGCCTCGGCATCGGCTATCTGCCGCAGGAGGCCTCGATCTTCCGCGGACTCAATGTCGAGCAGAACATCCTCGCCGTGCTCGAAGCGGTCGAGCCGGACAAGCGCAAGCGCGAGGCCGAGCTCGACAATCTGCTGCACGAATTCAACATCGAGCGGCTGCGCAAGTCGCCCTCGATCGCGCTGTCGGGCGGCGAGCGCCGCCGCGTCGAAATCGCCCGCGCGCTGGCCAGCCGCCCCAACTACATGCTGCTCGACGAGCCGTTCGCCGGCATCGATCCGATCGCCGTCGGCGACATCCAGGATCTGGTTCGGCACCTGACCAACCGCGGTATCGGTGTACTGATCACAGACCACAACGTCCGCGAAACGCTCGGCCTCACCGACCGCGCTTACATCGTCTATGCGGGCGAGATTCTGACCGAGGGCAGCCCGGAAGAGATCGTCAACAATCCGGATGTACGCCGGCTTTACCTTGGCGAAGAATTCCGCCTGTAATCGATTGCAGTTTCGGCGCCGGCGCGGCATGCTTGCGCTGCCTTGCTCGCCCCCGCATCCGATGCTCCCGCTGGTGGCCCCCTACTCCGAATTTCCAATTCGTCAAGGCGTGTACATCGGCCACGGAAAGGCGTAAGCAAGAAACGGACCAACTTGGATCGTTCTTGCCACCATGGCACTGACACAACGCCTCGAGTTCCGACAATCGCAGTCGCTGGTAATGACGCCGCAGTTGATGCAGGCGATCAAACTGCTGCAGTTGTCCAATCTGGATCTCGCGACCTTCGTCGAGGACGAGCTCGAGAAGAACCCCCTGCTGGACCGCGCCAGTGACAACGCCGAACCGCCGGTCGCCGGCGAGGCGACGACGGACCGCGGCGACAGCGGCGGCGACGATTTCGGCGGAAGCGAAAGCGGCGGAGAGGGTTCGGACTTCGCCGACGGCGGCAGCGGCGATTCGTTCGAGCCGGGCGCCGAGGACTGGATGCACCGCGACCTCGGTAGCCGCAGCGAGATCGAACAGACGCTCGATACCGGGATGGAGAACGTGTTCCCGGAAGAGCCGGCCGAAGCCGCGGCCCGCGCCGCGCAGGACGCTGCGCCAGCGTCCTATACCGAATGGGGCGGCGGCGCCTCCAGCGACGAGGGTTACAATCTCGAAGCCTTCGTCGCCGCCGAGACCTCGCTCGCCGATCGCCTGGCCGAACAGCTCGCGGTGGCGCTGACCGCGCCGTCGCAGCGCATGATCGGCCAATATCTGATCGACCTCGTCGACGACGCCGGCTATCTGCCCGCCGACCTCGGCGACGCCGCAGAACGGCTCGGAACGACCCAGGCCGAGGTCGAGGCCGTCGTCGCGGTGCTGCAGACGTTCGATCCGCCGGGCATCTGCGCGCGGTCGCTGGCCGAATGCCTGGCGATCCAGTTGCGCGAGCTCGACCGGTTCGATCCGGCGATGCAGGCGCTGATTGAAAATCTCGACCTGCTGGCCAAGCGGGATATTACCAGCCTTCGCAAGCTCTGCGGCGTCGACGACGAAGATCTCGCCGACATGATCGGCGAGATCCGCCATCTCGACCCGAAGCCGGGCCTGAAATTCGGATCGTCGCGGGTGCAGACGGTGGTGCCCGACGTGTTCGTCCGCCCCGGTCCGGACGGCGGCTGGCTGGTGGAGCTCAATAGCGACACGCTGCCGAAGGTGCTGGTCAACCAGTCCTACTATTCCGAGCTGTCGAAGACGATCCGCAAGGACGGCGACAAATCCTACTTCTCCGACTGCCTGCAGAACGCCACATGGCTGGTCCGCGCGCTCGACCAGCGCGCCCGCACCATTTTGAAAGTGGCGACCGAGATCGTGCGCCAGCAGGACGGCTTCTTCACCCACGGCGTCGCGCATCTGCGGCCGCTGAATCTGAAAGCGGTGGCCGACGCGATCCAGATGCACGAGTCGACGGTGTCGCGTGTGACCGCCAACAAGTACATGGCGACCAATCGTGGCACGTTCGAACTCAAGTATTTCTTTACCGCTTCGATCGCATCCGCCGATGGCGGCGAGGCGCACTCGGCCGAAGCCGTGCGGCATCACATCCGGCAACTGATCGACGGCGAGGAGCCGACCGCTATTCTGTCCGACGACACCATCGTCGAACGGCTGCGCGAAGCCGGCATCGAGATCGCGCGCCGCACCGTCGCGAAATATCGCGAGGCGATGCGCATCCCCTCCTCGGTGCAGCGGCGGCGCGACAAGCAAAGCATGCTCGGCGCGGCCCTGACGGCGCCCGCCGATCGGTCCCGCGACACCGCTCCGGCTTGATTACGCCGCAGGCAGGACTACTGTCATTCCCCCCAAGGACGAAACGAGGCATCCCATGACTTTTCGGGTCTCCGGCAAAAGCATCAGCGTCGGCGAAGCCCTGCGCGGTCGCGTCAGCGAGCGCACCGAAGAAGTGCTGCGCAAATATTTCGACGGCAATTATTCGGGCCACATCACGCTGAGCAAAGACGGCTTCGGCTTTCGCACCGACTGCGCGCTGCATCTGGATTCGGGTATCACGCTGGAAGCCGAATCGAATGCGGCCGATGCCTATGCGAGCGCCGATCAGGCGCTGCTGCAGATCGAAAAGCGTCTGCGCCGCTACAAGAGCCGGCTGAAGGATCGCTCGGCGCGCAAGGCGCATGCAGAAGCGAGCGCGCTGGCCGAGCTGACCGCTCCGGTCGACATGCCGAGCTACGTGATCGAAGCGCCGGGCGACGAGGAGCACCACGAGGACGCCTACAACCCCGTGATCATCGCCGAGGCCACCACCGCGATGAAGCGGCTGTCGGTGAGCGAAGCCGTGGTCGAACTCGACCTCACCGGCGCGCCGGTGCTGGTGTTCCTCCATGGCAGCTCCGGCCGCGTCAACATCATCTACCGTCGCGCCGACGGCAATATCGGCTGGATCGATCCGCCGGCGCTGAACGGCGCCGCGGCCTGACGGAGCGGCGGCGGAACCGGCCGGCGGTTGCGGCGAGATCGGGCATTGACGCCCGTCGACGCCTCTGCCTATGGTCCGCCGCCTTCCGACGCCGGTCCGGAACGGCCGGAATTTGCGACCGCCGGCAGGGATGGTAGATTAGTTAGGTTGATGATTTCAGGGATGTTTTCCCCAAGCCGCGGAATGGCTCGGCGGACCTCTGGAATTCCCGCTTGACGCAGCCTCCCCCTGTCCTATTTCACACTGACCGCACAGCTCATCCTCGGAACGCCGCATGACGATTACCGATCTGGTCGCGCCCGAGGCCGTTATCCCGGCGTTGAAGGTCATCAGCAAGAAGCAGGCGCTGCAGGAACTCTCGGCGCGCGCCGCGGAACTCACCGGCCAGAACGAGCGCGCGGTGTTCGAGGTTTTGCTGCAGCGCGAGAAGCTCGGCACCACCGCGGTGGGCTATGGCGTGGCGATTCCGCACGGCAAGTTGCCGAAGCTGGAGCGGCTGTTCGGCCTGTTCGCGCGGCTCGAGCGCCCGATCGATTTCGAGGCGATGGACGGCCAGCCGGTCGATCTGGTCTTCCTGCTGCTGGCGCCCGAAGGGGCCGGCGCCGACCACCTCAAGGCGCTGGCGCGGATCGCCCGACTGTTGCGCGATCAGGATGTCGCCAAGAAACTGCGTGCCTCGCGCGACGCGCAGGCGATCTATTCGGTGCTGGCGCTGCCGCCCGCAACCGCTGCGTAGTCCACGACCACGCGCAATTCTGTTGAAACGTGCTGGGTTTGAACGCGACCTGCGTGCGTGCATCGGTGGCGGTCACGGCGAACGCGGGGCCCGTCACCGGACGCCCCGCGCCGCGTAGCTCGAACGTCAGCGCTCAGTGGACGCTGACGGCCTGCAGCTCCTGGCTCCAGGCATTGGCGACCGCGGCCTCGCGGCTGTCGGTCAACATGATCGGCGTGCCGTCTGCCGAATGCAGCGCGAACAGCTTGATGCCCGGCGCGATATGCGGCGCTTGCGGGAACAGCCCGGGGACATCCTCCGAACGAATCTGCTTCACATAGGCGATGTGACCTTCGCCCAGATGCGCCAGCGCTTCCGGCGTGACGCTGGCATTGTCGTGATTTGTGCCCATTCCAGTCATGGTCTCGACTCCTCTGTCAGACTAAGCGGTCGAGTCCGCTACTCGTTCCATTATTCATGTTCCGTGATGGCGATTGTCTTAATGACCCGCTCCGGCTCCGGCCGGACCAGATCGACGGACAACAACCCGTTCTTCAAATCCGCGCCCAGCACCTGCATCCCTTCCGCCAGCACGAAGGTGCGCTGGAAGTGTCGCGCGGCGATGCCGCGATGGATGTATTGCCGGGTCTTGTCATCCTGCTGCCGGCCCCTGATGACGAGTTGATTTTCCTCAATCGTGACATCGAGTTGATCGCGGGTAAAACCCGCCACCGCGAGCGTGATCCGGAGTCTTTCCGGATCGCCGTTGCCGCGCTCGCAACGCTCGATGTTGTAGGGAGGATACCCGTCGGCACCTTTCACGACGCGGTCGAGCGCACGCTCGATCTCGTCGAATCCCAGCAGAAAGGGACTTGATAACGAAGGAACACGAGACATCACAAAGTCCTCTCGAAGCGACTTTGAGGGGGTCCTTTACGGCACCCCTGACCGTCCGGCACCGCGCCGTCCGGTCCAACCCAATATGGGCAATGCACCACAAGTCTTCAAGAAGGCCGAAACAATGCAATCGGCCAATGGGTTAGACCCCAACCTCGATGCGGCGCCGGCCGTCGGCGCTGAACAGGTGCAAATGTTGCGGCAAAGCCGTGGCAAACATGCGATCGCCGACCGCCGGCGCATCCTGGCCCGGAACCCGGACGATGATGTCGTCCGGGGGCAGCTCTCCCGGCTTGCTGCTGATCGCGGTCGGGTCGCCACCGCGCGACCGGGTCCCGTAGATGAAGGTCTCCGGCCCGACCCGCTCGATCGCCTCGACCGTGAGGTCGAGCGTGAGCCGGTCGGACGCCGCAGGCTCCCGTGAGATCACCAGGTCCTCGGGGCGGACGCCGAGAATGCCGGCCCCGGTCGCCGCGTTGCCGAACCGGGCGCGCACGCCATCGGCGTCGAGCGGCATCAGGTTCATCGGCGGCGCGCCGATGAAGGAGGCGACGAAGGTGGTCGCGGGCTTCGCATAGATGTCGAGCGGCGAGCCGATCTGCTCGACCTCGCCGGCATTCATCACCACCAGAATATCGGCCAGCGTCATCGCCTCGAGCTGATCGTGGGTGACGTAGATCGCGGTGGTGCTGAGCCGGCGCTGCAGCTTGCGGATCTCGACCCGCATCGCCACCCGCAGCTTGGCGTCGAGATTGGACAACGGCTCGTCGAACAGGAACACTTTGGGCTGGCGCACGATGGCGCGGCCCATCGCGACGCGCTGGCGCTGGCCGCCGGAGAGTTGCCGCGGCTTGCGGTCGAGCATCGCGCCGATCTCGAGAATCCGCGCCGCCTCCTGCACCCGCGCCTCGATCTCGGGCTTCGGCATGCCGCGATTGCGCAGGCCGTAGGCCATGTTGTTGTAGACGCTCATATGCGGATACAGCGCGTAGTTCTGGAACACCATCGCGATGTCGCGGTCGGCCGGCTCGATCTGGTTGACGATCCGGCCGCCGATCTCGATCTCGCCGGCGGTGATGGTCTCCAGTCCCGCCACCATCCGCAGCAGCGTGGACTTGCCGCAACCGGAGGGGCCGACCAGCACGCAGAACTGGCCGTCGCCGACCTCGAAATCGACGCCCTTGATGGCCTCGAAGCCGCCCGGATAGGTCTTGCGGACGTTGCGCAGAACGACGTTGGCCACGATGCTACTTCTCCGTCTCGACCAGTCCGCGCACGAACAGTTTCTGCATCAGCACCACCACGGCGACCGGCGGCAGCATCGCCAGGATCGCGGTCGCCATCACCACCGGCCACTCGGTCAGCGCGTCCGACGTCACGATCATCTTGCGGATGCCGATCTGGATGGTCTGCATGTCGTCGCGCGTGGTGATCAGCAGCGGCCACAGATACTGGTTCCAGCCGAGAATGAACAGGATCACGAACAGCGCCGCCATGTTGGTGCGCGACAGCGGCAGCAGCGTATCCCAGAAGAACCGGAACGGCCCGGCGCCGTCGATCCGCGACGCCTCCAGCAATTCGTCCGGCACCGTCATGAAGAACTGCCGGAACAGCAGCGTCGCGGTGGCGGACGCGATCAGCGGCAGCGTCAACCCGGCGTAGCTGTCCAGCAGATTGAGGTCGGCGACGATCTTGTAGGTCGGATAGATCCGGACCTCGACCGGCAGCATCAATGTAATGAAGATCAGCCAGAAGATCGTCATCCGGAACGGAAACCGGAAATACACGATCGCATAGGCCGAAATCAGCGAGATCGCGATCTTGCCGACCGCGATCAGCATCGCCATCACGAAGGAGTTGAACAGCATGGTGCCGACCGGCTCGCGGGTGGTGCCCGAGGTGCCGACGAACAGCGTCTGGTAGTAGGTTTCGAGGAAACGGTCGCCCGGCAGCAGCGACATCTGGCCGTTGGCGATGGTGGCGTTGTCCTGGGTCGAGGCGACGAAGGCGATGTAGACCGGGAACGCCACGATCAGCACGCCGGCCCACAGGATCAGATGCGGCAGCAGGTTTCCGAATCTGCGGTGCTCGACCATCAGTAGTTGACCTTGCGCTCGACGAAGCGGAACTGGAACGCGGTGAGTGCGATCACGATGCCCATCAGGATCACCGACTGCGCCGCCGAGCTGCCGAGATTGCCGCCGAGCAGCCCATCGCTGTAGACCTTGTAGACCAGCGTTTCGGTGGCCTTGGCGGGGCCGCCGCGGGTCATGGTGTCGATGATGCCGAAGGTTTCGAAGAACGCGTAGACGATGTTGACGACGATCAGGAAGAAGATCGTCGGCGACAGCAGCGGGAAGATGATGGTCCAGAACCGCCGCATCGGCCGCGCGCCGTCGATCGCCGCCGCCTCGATCACGCTGCCCGGAATCGCCTGCAGCCCGGCGAGGAAGAACAGGAAATTGTAGGAGATCTGCTTCCATGCCGCCGCGAGGATGATCAGCGTCGCCGCCTGGTTGCCGTCGAGCAGCGGATTCCAGTCGACGCCGAGCGCGCGGAGGCCATGGGCGATGACGCCGAGCGACGGGTTGAGCATGAAGATCCACAACACGCCGACCACCGGCGGCGCCACCGCATAGGGCCAGATCAGCAGCGTGCGATAGAACATCGAGCCGCGCAGCGGCCGGTCCGCCATCACGGCGAGCAGCAGTGCCAGCGACAGCGACGACACCGCGATCGCTATCGAAAACAGGAAGGTCCGCAGGATCGCGCTGAAATAGTCCGGGTCGCTCAGCAGTTCCTGGTAGTTCTCGAACCAGACGAAAGTGGTCGACAGCCCGAACGCATCCTGCAGCAGGAACGACTGGATCACCGCCTGCAGGGCCGGCCAATAGAAGAACACCAGCACCACCGCGAGCTGCGGCAGCACCAGCCAATAAGGCAGGAATTTCGACCGGAAGACGGACTGCTTCTGCATGATCAGCTCCCCTCCCCCCGCTCTTGCGGCGGGGAGGGGTCGGGGGTGGGGGGAGCCGCGCGCACGGCGTCTACGATGGTCTGCATAACGCCGTCGATGTTCTGGAGGACATCGTTATTCCATAAACGCAATACGCGATAGCCCGCCGCCTCGAGATAGTCCGTTCGAACGACATCGGCGGCCGATCCGTCGTGTTGGCCGCCGTCGATTTCGATGACGAGGCGGAGCGCATGGCAGGCGAAATCCGCGTAATAGGGGCCGATCGTCGCTTGCCGGCGGAAATGAGCCTCGGCAAAGCCCGGTCGACGCAGACGCTGCCACAACTTCCGCTCGGCGTCCGTCGGATTTCGACGGAAACTCCGCGCTCGCTGGATCCGCTGATCGACTGTGCGCGCCATCGACGCCTGCCCCCGGCTCACCCCCCCACCCCCGCCCCCTCCCCGCCGCAAGAGCGGGGGGAGGGGAGAAGAGCCCACCCATGACAGTACGTGCAGGTTGCGGAGCGCTTACTTCACCGCGGTCTTTTCGAACTGCCGCAGCATGGTGTTGCCGCGGGTGACGGCGGCGTCGAGGGCTTCCTTGGCGGTCTTCTTGCCGGCCAGCGCCTGCTCGATTTCCTCGGCCCAGACGTCGCGGAGCTGCACCATGTTGCCGAGCCGAAGGCCGCGGGAGTTTTCGGTCGGCGGCTTGTTGGTCAGTTCCTTGATCGGGGTCTCGAGATAGGGCTGGTCGTTGTAGAAGCCGTCGGCCTTGGCCTTCTCGTAGGCGGCCCTGGTGATCGGCAGATAGCCCGACGCCTTGTGCACCGCGACCTGACGGTCGGTGTCGGACAGGAAGGCGAGGAACCTGGCGACGCCCTTGTATTCGTCCGGCGTCTTGCCGCCCATCACCCACAGCGAGGCGCCGCCGATGATCGAGTTCTGCGGCGCGCCTTCGACGTCCGGGTAGTAGGGCATCGGCGCGTTGGTCCAGGCGAACTTGGCCTGCGACTTGACGTTGCCGAAGAAGCCCGACGAGGTCAGGAAGATCGGGCATTCGCCGGAGGTGAAGCGGCCCTCGCCGGTGTTGGTGCGGCCGGAGTAATCGTAGGTCTTGTCCTTCTGCAGCTCGATCAGCGTCTGGAGATGCTTGACCTGCACCGGGCCGTTGAACTCCAGCTTGGTGTCGAAACCGTCGAGGCCGTTGGCCTTGCTGGCCAGCGGCACATTGTGCCAGGCGGAAAGCTGCTCGAGATTGACCCAGGTGACCCAGGCAGTCGAGAAGCCGCAGGTGGCGTAGCCGGCAGCCTTCAGCTTCTTGGCATCCTCGAACACCTGCGGCCAGGTCTTCGGGACTTCGGCGATGCCGGCCTTCTTGAGGGCGTCGAGATTGACCCACATCACCGTCGAGGACGAGTTGAACGGGAACGACAGCATCTCGCCCTTGGAGGTCGAGTAGTAGCCGGTGATCGCCGGGAGGTAGGCGTTGGGATCGAATTTCTCGCCGGTCTCCTGCATCAGCTTGTAGACCGGCTTCACCGCGCCGGTCGCCGCCATCATGGTGGCGGTGCCGACCTCGAACACCTGCATGATGTGCGGCGCGTTGCCGGCGCGGAACGCCGCGATGCCGGCGTTCATGGTGTCGGCGTAGCTGCCCTTGTAGGTCGGGACGACCTTGTAGTCGCTCTGCGCGGCGTTGAATTCGTTGGCGAGCTTGACGACGACCTCGTTGTTGCCGCCGGTCATCGCATGCCACCACTGGATCTCGGTCGCCGCCTGCGCCGGCACGGCGATCGCGAGCGTTGTGGCGATCGTCGTCGCCAGCGCGGTGGTCAGAGCTTTCAAACGGAATGCCATCGTGAACCTCCCAGTTCGACCGTCATCTAAATGTGGCGCGCGTTAGCAGCGCTGAATGACAGACACATGACCGTATACAGCGGCCGGACCGTAGGGGGGAAGCGGATCACCTGACTAGTTGTAAAACGGTGGAAGCGGCTGCTGACTGTTCCATTCGGCGTTGCAGCACGGCCGTGATCGGGTCCCAGGTTCGGACAGTACCTGGCGCGCGGTGACTGCGGGCGCCGTGGCGCCCGCAGCAGAACCGTCTCGTCTCAGCGCTTGCGTTCCGGCCCGCTGACGATGCCGTCGGCCACGAGCTTCGAGACCTCGTCCGGCGTGTAGCCGAATTCGCCCAGCACCTCGCCGGCGTGCTGACTGAAGGTCGGCGGTATGTGGCGCAGGCTGGCCTTGGTGCGGTCGAACCGGATCGGCGAGGCGATGCCCTTGTACCAATCCTTCTCGATGATATCGCCGCGGGCCTTGACGTGCTCGCTGGCCAGCGCCTTGTCGATCGCCTGCACCGGGCCGGCCGGCAGCCCGGCGGCGAGCAGCTTGCGGCACAGCGGCTCGGCGTCGTGCTGGGTCAGGATCGCCTCCAGCTCCGCGCGCAGCGCCAGGCGGTTCTCGACGCGGTCGCGGTTGCGGGCGAAACGCGGATCGGTCCCCAGTTCCGGCCTGCCGAGTTCGCGGCACAGCTTGCGGAAGGTGCCGTCATTGCCGACGCCCATGAAGATGTTGCCGTCGCGCGCCGCGAACACCGAATACGGATAGAGGTTCGGATGTTCGTTGCCGGTGCGCGCCGGCGGCTTGCCGTGAATGAAGAAGTTCGCCGCGTGCGGATGCATGATGGCGAGTCCAGTCTCGAACAGGGTCGCCTCGACGAACTGACCGATTCCCGATTTCTGCCGCTCCAGCAGCGCCATCAGGATGCCCGTGCAGGCATAGAGCCCGGTCGCCATGTCGACCAATGCCACGCCGATGCGGGTCGGGCCGCTGTCCGGCGTGCCGGTCGATTCCATCAGCCCGACCATCGACTGGATGATCGCGTCGTAGCCGGGGTGGCCGCCATGCGGACCGTCGCCGCCGAAGCCCGAAATCCGGCAATGCACGAGCTGCGGAAATTTCGCCCGCAGCACGTCGTTGCCGATGCCCCATTTGTCGAGCGTGCCCGGCTTGAAGTTCTCGATCATGACGTCGGCGTCTTCGAGCATCTTCATCA
This genomic window contains:
- a CDS encoding endonuclease domain-containing protein — translated: MARTVDQRIQRARSFRRNPTDAERKLWQRLRRPGFAEAHFRRQATIGPYYADFACHALRLVIEIDGGQHDGSAADVVRTDYLEAAGYRVLRLWNNDVLQNIDGVMQTIVDAVRAAPPTPDPSPPQERGEGS
- the ugpB gene encoding sn-glycerol-3-phosphate ABC transporter substrate-binding protein UgpB yields the protein MAFRLKALTTALATTIATTLAIAVPAQAATEIQWWHAMTGGNNEVVVKLANEFNAAQSDYKVVPTYKGSYADTMNAGIAAFRAGNAPHIMQVFEVGTATMMAATGAVKPVYKLMQETGEKFDPNAYLPAITGYYSTSKGEMLSFPFNSSSTVMWVNLDALKKAGIAEVPKTWPQVFEDAKKLKAAGYATCGFSTAWVTWVNLEQLSAWHNVPLASKANGLDGFDTKLEFNGPVQVKHLQTLIELQKDKTYDYSGRTNTGEGRFTSGECPIFLTSSGFFGNVKSQAKFAWTNAPMPYYPDVEGAPQNSIIGGASLWVMGGKTPDEYKGVARFLAFLSDTDRQVAVHKASGYLPITRAAYEKAKADGFYNDQPYLETPIKELTNKPPTENSRGLRLGNMVQLRDVWAEEIEQALAGKKTAKEALDAAVTRGNTMLRQFEKTAVK
- the lptB gene encoding LPS export ABC transporter ATP-binding protein translates to MVDLLGIFRRRAPKQPSGFGRSRSDITALRDDVGDLLTAPVRDAPPVARAARHDAPLAPPTPAQPRPRRPAATPGQHRESHSGYLAVHRIEKSFGTRKIVRGVSIYVRRGEAVGLLGPNGAGKTTVFYMITGLIKADRGAIELDGHDVTKLPMYQRARLGIGYLPQEASIFRGLNVEQNILAVLEAVEPDKRKREAELDNLLHEFNIERLRKSPSIALSGGERRRVEIARALASRPNYMLLDEPFAGIDPIAVGDIQDLVRHLTNRGIGVLITDHNVRETLGLTDRAYIVYAGEILTEGSPEEIVNNPDVRRLYLGEEFRL
- a CDS encoding sn-glycerol-3-phosphate import ATP-binding protein UgpC; this translates as MANVVLRNVRKTYPGGFEAIKGVDFEVGDGQFCVLVGPSGCGKSTLLRMVAGLETITAGEIEIGGRIVNQIEPADRDIAMVFQNYALYPHMSVYNNMAYGLRNRGMPKPEIEARVQEAARILEIGAMLDRKPRQLSGGQRQRVAMGRAIVRQPKVFLFDEPLSNLDAKLRVAMRVEIRKLQRRLSTTAIYVTHDQLEAMTLADILVVMNAGEVEQIGSPLDIYAKPATTFVASFIGAPPMNLMPLDADGVRARFGNAATGAGILGVRPEDLVISREPAASDRLTLDLTVEAIERVGPETFIYGTRSRGGDPTAISSKPGELPPDDIIVRVPGQDAPAVGDRMFATALPQHLHLFSADGRRRIEVGV
- a CDS encoding Hsp20 family protein, producing MSRVPSLSSPFLLGFDEIERALDRVVKGADGYPPYNIERCERGNGDPERLRITLAVAGFTRDQLDVTIEENQLVIRGRQQDDKTRQYIHRGIAARHFQRTFVLAEGMQVLGADLKNGLLSVDLVRPEPERVIKTIAITEHE
- the ugpA gene encoding sn-glycerol-3-phosphate ABC transporter permease UgpA produces the protein MQKQSVFRSKFLPYWLVLPQLAVVLVFFYWPALQAVIQSFLLQDAFGLSTTFVWFENYQELLSDPDYFSAILRTFLFSIAIAVSSLSLALLLAVMADRPLRGSMFYRTLLIWPYAVAPPVVGVLWIFMLNPSLGVIAHGLRALGVDWNPLLDGNQAATLIILAAAWKQISYNFLFFLAGLQAIPGSVIEAAAIDGARPMRRFWTIIFPLLSPTIFFLIVVNIVYAFFETFGIIDTMTRGGPAKATETLVYKVYSDGLLGGNLGSSAAQSVILMGIVIALTAFQFRFVERKVNY
- the ugpE gene encoding sn-glycerol-3-phosphate ABC transporter permease UgpE: MVEHRRFGNLLPHLILWAGVLIVAFPVYIAFVASTQDNATIANGQMSLLPGDRFLETYYQTLFVGTSGTTREPVGTMLFNSFVMAMLIAVGKIAISLISAYAIVYFRFPFRMTIFWLIFITLMLPVEVRIYPTYKIVADLNLLDSYAGLTLPLIASATATLLFRQFFMTVPDELLEASRIDGAGPFRFFWDTLLPLSRTNMAALFVILFILGWNQYLWPLLITTRDDMQTIQIGIRKMIVTSDALTEWPVVMATAILAMLPPVAVVVLMQKLFVRGLVETEK
- a CDS encoding CoA transferase translates to MTSPLMPGAIAGLRVIDLSRVLGGPYCTQILADHGADVIKVEPPAGDETRDWGPPFHDDDAAYFIGTNRNKRSIGLDLASEGGRAVLMKMLEDADVMIENFKPGTLDKWGIGNDVLRAKFPQLVHCRISGFGGDGPHGGHPGYDAIIQSMVGLMESTGTPDSGPTRIGVALVDMATGLYACTGILMALLERQKSGIGQFVEATLFETGLAIMHPHAANFFIHGKPPARTGNEHPNLYPYSVFAARDGNIFMGVGNDGTFRKLCRELGRPELGTDPRFARNRDRVENRLALRAELEAILTQHDAEPLCRKLLAAGLPAGPVQAIDKALASEHVKARGDIIEKDWYKGIASPIRFDRTKASLRHIPPTFSQHAGEVLGEFGYTPDEVSKLVADGIVSGPERKR
- a CDS encoding DUF1150 domain-containing protein; the encoded protein is MTGMGTNHDNASVTPEALAHLGEGHIAYVKQIRSEDVPGLFPQAPHIAPGIKLFALHSADGTPIMLTDSREAAVANAWSQELQAVSVH
- the hpf gene encoding ribosome hibernation-promoting factor, HPF/YfiA family, producing MTFRVSGKSISVGEALRGRVSERTEEVLRKYFDGNYSGHITLSKDGFGFRTDCALHLDSGITLEAESNAADAYASADQALLQIEKRLRRYKSRLKDRSARKAHAEASALAELTAPVDMPSYVIEAPGDEEHHEDAYNPVIIAEATTAMKRLSVSEAVVELDLTGAPVLVFLHGSSGRVNIIYRRADGNIGWIDPPALNGAAA
- the ptsN gene encoding PTS IIA-like nitrogen regulatory protein PtsN — protein: MTITDLVAPEAVIPALKVISKKQALQELSARAAELTGQNERAVFEVLLQREKLGTTAVGYGVAIPHGKLPKLERLFGLFARLERPIDFEAMDGQPVDLVFLLLAPEGAGADHLKALARIARLLRDQDVAKKLRASRDAQAIYSVLALPPATAA
- the rpoN gene encoding RNA polymerase factor sigma-54, which translates into the protein MALTQRLEFRQSQSLVMTPQLMQAIKLLQLSNLDLATFVEDELEKNPLLDRASDNAEPPVAGEATTDRGDSGGDDFGGSESGGEGSDFADGGSGDSFEPGAEDWMHRDLGSRSEIEQTLDTGMENVFPEEPAEAAARAAQDAAPASYTEWGGGASSDEGYNLEAFVAAETSLADRLAEQLAVALTAPSQRMIGQYLIDLVDDAGYLPADLGDAAERLGTTQAEVEAVVAVLQTFDPPGICARSLAECLAIQLRELDRFDPAMQALIENLDLLAKRDITSLRKLCGVDDEDLADMIGEIRHLDPKPGLKFGSSRVQTVVPDVFVRPGPDGGWLVELNSDTLPKVLVNQSYYSELSKTIRKDGDKSYFSDCLQNATWLVRALDQRARTILKVATEIVRQQDGFFTHGVAHLRPLNLKAVADAIQMHESTVSRVTANKYMATNRGTFELKYFFTASIASADGGEAHSAEAVRHHIRQLIDGEEPTAILSDDTIVERLREAGIEIARRTVAKYREAMRIPSSVQRRRDKQSMLGAALTAPADRSRDTAPA